From Deltaproteobacteria bacterium, the proteins below share one genomic window:
- a CDS encoding BrnT family toxin → MGFSASLRILVVCHCYRRQDEIIRIFSARKAIKSEHADYTRRWRK, encoded by the coding sequence ATGGGGTTCAGCGCTTCATTGCGCATCCTGGTTGTTTGCCATTGTTATCGACGTCAGGATGAGATCATCCGAATTTTCTCAGCACGAAAGGCAATCAAATCCGAGCATGCGGATTACACGCGGAGGTGGAGAAAATGA
- a CDS encoding BrnA antitoxin family protein, whose product MRKEYDFSKAKRNPYAKHFKRQVTIRLDENTINYFKKMAADLGMPYQTLINLYLRDCAGAGRRLSIKWDPAA is encoded by the coding sequence ATGAGAAAGGAATACGATTTTTCCAAGGCGAAGAGGAACCCGTACGCGAAGCATTTCAAGAGGCAGGTTACGATCCGCCTTGACGAAAATACAATCAACTATTTTAAGAAAATGGCTGCTGACTTGGGAATGCCCTATCAGACGCTTATTAATCTTTATTTACGCGACTGTGCTGGGGCGGGAAGACGTCTATCTATCAAGTGGGATCCCGCCGCATAA